In the genome of Dyadobacter fermentans DSM 18053, the window GAAGATCAGGTATTTGATACAATCATTGTAATATTCCTTGGTCTTGGAAATCGTGGCATGTTGCTTCACGCCCAAAGCATAGGCATTCGCTTCGATGGTTTTCAGCTCTTCGTCCGAAAAGCCACCGGTGTCAACCAAAACCGAGTACACTTCATAACCTCTGTCTTCGGCTAAATATTTTACACAAAAGGAGGTATCAAGTCCCCCTGAAAACGCTAATACTACTTTGGGCTGTGACATTATATTAATGGTATGGATACTGATTCTATAATTGTTAACTATTCAAATTTCAGCTGGCTGCCAGCAGTGTTTCTGCCGGTATGCCCAGATTCTTACTGATTTCCCTGATCATCTTGATCGTCAGGCTTCGTTTTTTATTCAATACTTCTGAAACCCTGTTTTCACCACCGAAGTACGGAGCAACGTCTTTCCTGCTCAAATGCAACTGCTCCATGCGCTCCTTAATCGCTTCGATCGGATCGGGTTTCGGCATTGGATAATGCTTTTTCTCATAATCGATCGCCAGAACTGTGATGGCTTCCAGGATATCCAGGGCCTTTTTACGTTCCGTCTCGTTTTCCAGCAGATCGGCGTCCATCAGTGCCTCAATCACTTTTCCGGCTTCCTCGAAATCGGCCTGGCTGGTGATCGGCTTGATGGTGATCTCATCTATATTGATTGCTAATGCTTTCATTATCTGTGATCTGCTAGATATTCTTAATGTCTGTTATCTTGTCGTACTCCTTGTGGCTTCCTATGAACCTCACAAAAACCAGTTGCCTTTCGTATTCAAATTTCGCGATCAGCCTGTACTTGTTATGAGTGATATTAAACACAATCCGACTGTTTCCGACTGTATCGGCATTCTTGAAAAACCGGATCACTTCGTTAGGGTTTTGGAAGCTGTTTTTCTCGACAGCGTCATGCCAAAATTCCAGCGCCGGCCTCGCGTCCGGATGATGGTCCCAAAATGTTCGTAGTGTGCCGCGTGTGTATATCCTCATACTGACCGCAAAAGTACGCAAGTTTGCCGGAATCGCGTTCCCAAACCGGGAAAAGCTGCTGACCGCCTGCTCATTGACTTTTACAAAAAATACCCCGCCGCAGTCCTTTTCGGTTGCCGGGCGGGGTATTAAAAATGAGATACGATATCTATCAAAGTGTGCGGCACATTAGTGTACCAGCACGGCCCCGGCGTTTTTCTTTTTGGCGCGTTCTTCCCTTCGCAGCAAAATGCGTTGCTTAATGCGCATCCAGCGCTCGTAAAGGCTCGATTCCTTCAAAAAATCCCAGGTATGGCTTTCGTGCTCAGTACCGCTGGTAGTAGCGGTGCTCGCCGTGTTTTTCTTATCTTCCGGATCGTACATCATACCTGTGCAAAGGCAATGCTTTCTGTTGGTCCGGGTGAGTACGTCGTAATTCACGCAGCTCGCGCAGCCTTTCCAGAATGCGTCGTCGGCGGGCAGTTCGCTGAATGTAACAGGCTCGTAGCCCAGGTCCGAGTTGATTTTCATCACCGGAAGGCTCGTCGTGATACCGATAATTTTGGCATCGGGATATTTTTGCCGCGACAGTTCGAATGCTTTCATTTTAATAGCTTTCGCCATGCCGCTGTTGCGGAAGTCGGGATGAACGATCAGCCCCGAATTCGCCACGAATTTTCCATGCTCCCAGGTTTCGATGTAACAAAACCCTACCCATTCGCCTGTGTCCGTGGTGGCAATGATGGCTTTTCCTTCCACCATTTTCTCCATAATATACACTGGCGAACGTTTGGCTATACCGGTACCACGCTTTTTGGCGCTCTCCTCCATTTCCGCGCAGATTTGTTCGGCGTAATGGAGATGATTTTCATTGGCAGTCTGTACGATAAACTTACTGCCCACTACTTCGGTATTTTTCATTGATGACTATGCTGACAAAATGTTCAAGACAATAATTAACTAACCCAGAGAAAAACGATGGGACGTCTAGAAATTGTAAGAAAATTGCGGGGATTAGATATTTACCACGTAGGTAAAAAGAGATTATGCGGTCCTTGGGGACCTGAATCGGAAAGGCGTAGTATGCAGAACTGTATGTATGCCGTTGTGATTCATTGACTTGCTTGTGCGTCTAAGAGGCTGCAAATTTTCAAAAAAAAAATCTTACAGCAAAGAAACAGAAGATATATTTTTATGGTTCGTTTTGAACGGTAAACTTTCGGAAAAACGACGCTTTCGGGACTGCCCGATTTTGTACTATTCCCACTTCGATCAACAATATTTTTCCCTAATTCAGTGGCTTTCATGTCTGCAATCAGTACCGACGACCTCCTCAACGGCTATATCAACGGCATATTCCCGATGGCCGAGGCCGATGGTACTATTTATTGGTACTCGCCCAATCCGCGGGCAGTTATTCCTATCGACACTTACAAACCATCCAAATCACTCCGGCCGGTAATCAATAAAAAGCATTTCGACATCCGAATCGACACGGATTTCGAGGGCGTCATGCGCGGATGTGCGCTCCCTCGGGCGAGCGAGCCGGGGACGTGGATTTCGGAGGAAATCATTGCTTCCTACACCGCATTGCATGAGCTCGGTTATGCGCATAGCGTGGAGGCATGGCGCGAGGGCCGGCTTGTGGGTGGATTGTATGGGGTTTCCATTAATGGGGTGTTTTTTGGTGAATCAATGTTTACGATCGAGAGTAATGCGTCGAAAGTCGCATTTCACTATTTAATACAGATCTTGAAAATGAACCGGTTTGCCTTGCTGGACACGCAGTTTATTAACGATAATGTGCTTCGTTACGGCGCCATCGAGGTCCCGCGGGACGAATATCTCGACCAGCTTCACAAAGCATTAAAGCTCAGGAGGAGGTTCAACGGTGCTGTTTTAAGCGAATTATAATATGCCAAATGCGCCTCGGTGACGTGCGTAGCATCCGTTTTCGCCTGAAAAGAAGTATTTTTGCCGCCAGATTGATTACCGGGTGCCGGAAATGGCACCGCTTATTTGAATCCCAAAGTGTCAAAACCTATTCTCGTCATAAAGTTCGGGACGGCCTCTATCACGCTTACTTCGGGTGAACCTGATGTCAGGATCATCTCGGAAATAGCCCGGCAGGTTTCGGAAATCCATTCGCAATACCGCATTATCATCGTTTCATCGGGTGCGGTGGGAGCTGGAAAGGCCTATATCAATGATTACAAAGGCACAATGACGCAGCGAAAGGCAGCCGCGTCGGTTGGTAACCCGCTGCTCGTCGGCCTGTATGCTTCCTATTTCGCCCCGAATAATATTTACATTGCGCAAAGCCTTTGCGAGCGGCAGCATTTCGCGAACCGTAATAAATTCCTGCAACTCAAAGAGACTTTTGAAGAACTCTGGTCGAACGGCATTATCCCGATCGTGAACGAAAACGACGTGGTAAGCGACCGTGAGCTGAAATTTTCGGATAATGACGAGCTGGCCACATTACTGGCCGTCGGTTTTGGGGCTGAATCGCTCATGTTCTGCACGTCTGTGGGCGGGTTATTGGATGAAGAGGGGCGAATCCTGCGGAACGTATCCAATGTGAACGAGGTTTTCAAGTTTGTCAGGACTGATAAATCTTTCCTCGGCCTCGGAGGAATGGCGTCCAAGCTGACTTTTGCCAAGCTGGCTTCCAGAATGGCAATCCGCGTGGTGATTTTTGGCATGAATCAGCAAAATGAGCTGCTGAATGCATTGAAAGGCGAAGCAGGGACATTGATTACGCCGGGCAAA includes:
- a CDS encoding helix-turn-helix domain-containing protein, which produces MKALAINIDEITIKPITSQADFEEAGKVIEALMDADLLENETERKKALDILEAITVLAIDYEKKHYPMPKPDPIEAIKERMEQLHLSRKDVAPYFGGENRVSEVLNKKRSLTIKMIREISKNLGIPAETLLAAS
- a CDS encoding type II toxin-antitoxin system HigB family toxin → MRIYTRGTLRTFWDHHPDARPALEFWHDAVEKNSFQNPNEVIRFFKNADTVGNSRIVFNITHNKYRLIAKFEYERQLVFVRFIGSHKEYDKITDIKNI
- a CDS encoding GNAT family N-acetyltransferase → MKNTEVVGSKFIVQTANENHLHYAEQICAEMEESAKKRGTGIAKRSPVYIMEKMVEGKAIIATTDTGEWVGFCYIETWEHGKFVANSGLIVHPDFRNSGMAKAIKMKAFELSRQKYPDAKIIGITTSLPVMKINSDLGYEPVTFSELPADDAFWKGCASCVNYDVLTRTNRKHCLCTGMMYDPEDKKNTASTATTSGTEHESHTWDFLKESSLYERWMRIKQRILLRREERAKKKNAGAVLVH
- the aat gene encoding leucyl/phenylalanyl-tRNA--protein transferase — protein: MSAISTDDLLNGYINGIFPMAEADGTIYWYSPNPRAVIPIDTYKPSKSLRPVINKKHFDIRIDTDFEGVMRGCALPRASEPGTWISEEIIASYTALHELGYAHSVEAWREGRLVGGLYGVSINGVFFGESMFTIESNASKVAFHYLIQILKMNRFALLDTQFINDNVLRYGAIEVPRDEYLDQLHKALKLRRRFNGAVLSEL
- the proB gene encoding glutamate 5-kinase, with amino-acid sequence MSKPILVIKFGTASITLTSGEPDVRIISEIARQVSEIHSQYRIIIVSSGAVGAGKAYINDYKGTMTQRKAAASVGNPLLVGLYASYFAPNNIYIAQSLCERQHFANRNKFLQLKETFEELWSNGIIPIVNENDVVSDRELKFSDNDELATLLAVGFGAESLMFCTSVGGLLDEEGRILRNVSNVNEVFKFVRTDKSFLGLGGMASKLTFAKLASRMAIRVVIFGMNQQNELLNALKGEAGTLITPGKSTLSARNRWLGSGGLVSGTLRVDEGASKALLKRKSLLAVGVTEVTGDFEAGEIIEIYSPDDEMIAVARARETSSAIRSNLKTVNFEVAHANDIVLL